One window of the Micromonas commoda chromosome 11, complete sequence genome contains the following:
- a CDS encoding predicted protein: MACVSNLPVVGAPRGTSASGSRRRNARIMNRIHHSRLVSTGSKFVCGGVGVVDRDAMTAEATAASEYVAATWPETKSSMRHCVVDTRGEHFLYQFSEDKPDGLRIATFKAAGVCVYMSRLAKNLEVAAVPEKEEVIVTTETVPEPIESVVEPVANVAPSIPPTPVPEPETPSARDITSKPPTASFGENAGKSGAAVFERGGGIASWHGWTEGYELDLVLEVDVPAEKSTDPIAAGVSSVSRGRQALKSGAAVFGDGVGTITFSEAQLQTAVFEPEPAAPPKPMLTVGEARSVSSGGVAFEGGAGVGGARWRSPNAPEKVSESTAGAADASTQRKVDVQTVVVWGLCAAIFAYKIFFARV; the protein is encoded by the coding sequence ATGGCTTGCGTGAGCaacctccccgtcgtcggggcgccTCGTGGAACCTCGGCTTCCGGCAGCCGTCGGCGTAACGCGCGTATCATGAATAGGATACATCATTCAAGGCTCGTGTCCACCGGATCGAAGTTCGTCTGCGGCGGTGTCGGTGTagtcgaccgcgacgcgatgacaGCCGAAGCGACAGCTGCCTCTGAGTACGTCGCAGCCACCTGGCCGGAGACGAAGTCTTCGATGCGCCACTGCGTCGTCGACACCCGCGGTGAGCACTTCCTGTATCAGTTCAGCGAGGATAAGCCCGATGGTCTCCGCATCGCGACTTTCAAGGCTGCTGGCGTCTGCGTGTACATGTCTCGCCTGGCAAAGAACCTCGAGGTCGCGGCCGTacccgagaaggaggaggtcaTTGTCACTACCGAAACTGTTCCTGAGCCCATTGAATCGGTAGTCGAACCCGTTGCCAATGTTGCTCCGTCGATCCCACCCACCCCCGTGCCGGAGCCTGAGACGCCGAGTGCTCGGGATATCACCTCGAAGCCGCCAACTGCGTCTTTCGGTGAAAACGCCGGAAAGAGCGGAGCCGCCGTgtttgagcgcggcggcggcatcgctTCTTGGCACGGTTGGACGGAAGGGTACGAGCTCGACCTCGTTCTCGAGGTCGACGTTCCCGCAGAGAAATCCACGGATCCTATCGCCGCGGGAGTCTCGTCTGTatcccgcgggcgccaggcCCTGAAGAGCGGAGCCGCTGTGTTtggggacggcgtcggtaCTATAACATTCAGCGAGGCCCAGTTGCAGACGGCTGTGTTCGAGCCCGAACCGGCAGCTCCCCCGAAGCCGATGTTGACCGTGGGTGAGGCTCGATCTGTCAGCAGCGGCGGTGTTGCATTCGAGGGAGGAGCCGGGGTGGGAGGTGCTCGGTGGAGGTCCCCCAATGCGCCGGAGAAGGTATCCGAATCTACCGCCGGCGCTGCGGACGCGTCTACCCAGCGCAAGGTTGACGTTCAGACTGTCGTCGTCTGGGGATTGTGCGCCGCGATTTTCGCGTACAAGATATTCTTTGCCCGTGTGTAA
- a CDS encoding predicted protein, translating to MSSSSDFSGPGRELRQPRQTRHFPISRVVVAAPQLVWMMTIVLGMGMHRGSASSDTSSYLPLAWYDGIFIHVGPLLPLIPLGTRAMASFLSGASNMAKDVSASRAGLVYAFAAIIRLSVYFAAGLFGDHAMSDHIFLGSCVFSSAHAEAVAGLAMLARMCVIKSTVFATVSAALVVLQSFCLMGLQCGDSWFTAIYFHTPAETMIALVLGLLACQAITIGMVIIPAASALELAVIALRESRDSRLG from the coding sequence ATGTCCAGCTCGAGCGATTTCTCTGGCCCTGGGCGTGAGCTCAGGCAGCCGCGACAAACACGGCACTTCCCGATATCaagggtcgtcgtcgccgcgcctcaGCTCGTTTGGATGATGACTATAGTATTAGGAATGGGAATGCATCGCGGCAGTGCCTCCAGCGACACATCTTCCTATCTACCTTTGGCATGGTACGATGGCATCTTCATTCACGTGGGGCCACTTCTACCCCTCATACCTTTAGGAACACGTGCCATGGCTTCTTTCTTATCCGGTGCATCAAACATGGCGAAAGATGTTTCAGCGTCGCGCGCTGGTCTTGTATATGCCTTCGCAGCGATAATCCGCCTCTCTGTGTACTTCGCAGCAGGGTTGTTCGGCGATCACGCCATGTCAGACCACATCTTCCTCGGCTCGTGTGTGTTCTCTTCAGCACATGCAGAGGCTGTCGCTGGACTTGCGATGCTGGCTCGGATGTGTGTGATCAAGTCGACAGTATTTGCGACTGTGTCAGCAGCGTTGGTGGTGCTCCAATCTTTTTGTTTGATGGGACTGCAGTGTGGAGATTCATGGTTTACCGCCATATATTTTCATACCCCAGCCGAGACCATGATTGCCTTGGTGCTTGGACTGCTGGCATGCCAGGCCATCACGATAGGCATGGTGATTATTCCAGCTGCGTCCGCCCTAGAGCTCGCCGTCATAGCCTTGCGAGAGTCCCGGGACAGTCGGTTGGGGTGA
- a CDS encoding predicted protein: MASSASERQLGDDTMDSSFELDVVEEHTPPRASLKSISERDFNAPEVVTAANAEQDAEHSWLRRRRDSDPETLNNAGNSVVLSTIPPSADEAMIHRRVAELRLALRTADGALDKARARFEEAEVARNEAESEAAALRARVWTLEGAEALSGTRLHDGSLDLLRGELLNEATAELEEAARATAEAEERAREAAAALRQAEDTAAAIAAAASGEVETLSMEAAQARLRAQAEARDAADARSARERAESLAAEAEAEVAKWRDIGKRETELRSAADKAAKIASDEAEQAKESAAVAAARESEAAQHNNWLQERVRELEDAEGSDAGARYGAELRRLREQLTADAAKAADELAAERATRRKLEALLLEARGDAPIPAVPAATENDEASEKVLILEAKLNEEREYSARLEKQLETAVVAKPARGSLHDSQDSWADALGLQEGDAVSDGEKDEKVAMLTESGMPPSSPKKENNKEEPVPPAEDDRVLQLQGMLEEAEREIQDLQAMMLEERMRAAATLASATSTAAASTAAAVEAAVSRNTESWASKLKEAERVADEATETAERAARRVAMLQEECDAAQKDLAELRARRGELTEREAKLQATLKAMKEENASAQVTKLELAESDKTKEDQHIEARKVAAEAASKLAEAERAAAEASEYAQRAAAEADAKLSKAEEMVAEANETAERVKSDADATLAEAQQIAVEAKKSAALAIAEAKQAAADAVAEAHAKLTAFAEAEKEREQDEFETETEWEEKLTEARHAAAEAQAKQAKAEAMAAEAKLAASRAIIRAEEEREGDVAEAEKEWEEKLAETKQRAESAESKLSMFEKTASESKEAAAEAMRRVEMLERAASESKDAAAQAMRRVAVLEKECAAAQREIAMMREREATAELAAEAEAAFAALEAGEEAKMEAAEALAQARAEAATARGELDALRESIRLSSERKEPSTPLITSTMRSGGVTVVQLTSEDEVDTDFHAAVDTDLDDQRDTPLERALRRDREAGSGVIVKGRPLLDETPSKTRKLVSTQRDRLAAAAAEAAAEVEALQDSGRNEFLPSMSERETELDISEPEPAVDHPTGEGQWVWHGQGTPVKAPTPREEPTPIAAPVTATVVPVAPTVDIGKPKTSTVAHRLDIDHDAAHVMVHRPARRLSDGGNLSSSRARSTGGRISRVATHPGHSERMAGAMDISSSDEDDLCRISSDDESSAPSAPASTKGRSRHAHSRRDVGEPHMTPPRSAPTQSMTSPTRSRNSPVEMSEEFEGSPIRASDAFVAVAASAHAAASVARGDWSVDGTPKPSPAKLAAAALAASLSSPFKSPRRPSQADGETRRSIQEGEAALEAMRASRASLAARTGGSPPAKEVSTPAKRQVSTSSTRSSPMPTKSTSRGRAAMETPGRPTGTWGRPSSASGTRSTTIGSHDRSTSSRAGKVRPEAYNNRYS; this comes from the coding sequence ATGGCTAGCTCCGCGAGTGAGAGACAGCTGGGAGACGACACGATGGACTCTAGCTTCGAGCTTGATGTCGTGGAGGAACACACGCCTCCGCGTGCCAGCCTCAAATCGATCAGTGAGCGGGATTTCAACGCGCCAGAGGTTGTCACCGCGGCAAACGCAGAGCAAGATGCCGAGCACAGCTggctgaggaggaggcgcgactCCGACCCTGAGACGCTCAACAACGCGGGCAACAGTGTCGTATTGTCAACCATTCCTCCAAGCGCGGATGAGGCAATGATTCACAGGCGCGTAGCAGAGCTCAGGCTGGCGCTGAGGACCGCCGATGGTGCTCTGGATAAGGCACGTGCCCGGTTTGAGGAGGCAGAGGTGGCTCGAAACGAAGCCgagtccgaggcggcggcacTGCGCGCTCGGGTGTGGACGCTCGAGGGAGCGGAGGCGCTTTCGGGTACTCGCCTACACGACGGATCTCTCGACCTCCTCCGAGGCGAGCTCCTTAATGAAGCGACGGCAGaactggaggaggcggcgcgcgccacggcAGAGGCTGAGGAGCGCGCCAGGGAAGCGGCTGCTGCACTTCGTCAGGCTGAAGACACGGCAGCTGCGATTGCCGCCGCGGCAAGCGGAGAGGTTGAAACCCTTTCCATGGAGGCAGCCCAGGCTAGGCTGCGCGCGCAAGCTGAGGCCAgagacgccgcggacgcccgcAGTGCTCGCGAACGTGCTGAGTCTTTGGcagcggaggcggaggcagAGGTGGCGAAGTGGCGCGACATCGGCAAGCGCGAGACTGAATTGCGCTCTGCCGCAGACAAGGCCGCCAAGATCGCCTCCGATGAAGCTGAACAAGCAAAagagtccgccgcggtggctgcTGCCCGCGAGTCCGAGGCTGCGCAACACAACAACTGGCTTCAAGAGCGGGTCCGTGAGCTCGAGGATGCTGAGGGCTCCGATGCAGGTGCACGATACGGTGCTGAACTTCGCCGCCTGCGTGAACAGCTGACAGCCGAtgcggccaaggctgcggatGAACTCGCGGCCGAGCGAGCGACCAGGCGCAAGCTCGAAGCGCTGCTGCTCGAAGCTCGTGGTGACGCACCTATCCCTGCAGTTCCTGCTGCTACAGAGAATGATGAAGCTTCTGAAAAGGTGTTGATCTTGGAGGCAAAGCTcaacgaggagcgcgagtaCTCTGCCCGGCTTGAGAAGCAGCTCGAAACTGCCGTTGTAGCAAAACCGGCCAGGGGTTCTCTCCACGATAGCCAGGACAGCTGGGCCGATGCTCTCGGGCTTCAGGAAGGCGACGCCGTGAGCGATGGTGAGAAGGATGAGAAGGTTGCCATGCTGACCGAATCCGGGATGCCCCCGTCTTCACCGAAAAAGGAAAATAACAAAGAGGAACCCGTACCGCCTGCGGAAGACGATCGAGTGCTGCAGCTTCAGGGTAtgctcgaggaggccgagcgcgagatTCAGGACCTTCAGGCGATGATGCTGGAGGAGCGAATGAGAGCAGCCGCCACCCTGGCGTCTGCCACATCCACCGCCGCTGCCAGTACCGCTGCTGCCGTTGAGGCCGCAGTCTCCCGCAACACCGAGTCGTGGGCGTCGAAATTGAAGGAAGCCGAAAgggtcgcggacgaggcgacggaaACCGCCGAACgtgccgctcgccgcgtcgccatgCTCCAGGAGgagtgcgacgccgcgcagaaGGACCTCGCTGAGCTGCGGGCCAGAAGAGGCGAGCTCACCGAAAGGGAGGCTAAGCTTCAGGCTACCCTGAAGGCGATGAAGGAAGAAAACGCGTCCGCTCAGGTCACTAAGCTTGAACTGGCCGAGTCGGATAAGACCAAAGAGGATCAGCACATCGAGGCGCGAAAAGTCGCAGCTGAAGCGGCGTCCAAGCTGGCTGAAGCAGAGCGCGCGGCAGCCGAGGCCTCGGAATATGCTCaacgggcggcggctgaggctGATGCTAAGCTCAGCAAAGCCGAGGAGATGGTCGCGGAAGCAAACGaaaccgccgagcgcgtcaagTCAGACGCGGATgccacgctcgcggaggctcAGCAGATTGCCGTCGAGGCGAAAAAGTCGGCTGCCCTCGCCATTGCCGAGGCGAAGCAGGCGGCCGCTGACGCCGTTGCCGAAGCACATGCCAAGCTCACTGCCTTTGCGGAAGCTGAGAAGGAAAGAGAGCAAGACGAATTcgagacggagacggagtGGGAAGAAAAACTCACGGAAGCGAGGCACGCCGCAGCTGAAGCTCAGGCCAAgcaggccaaggctgaggccatGGCTGCTGAGGCGAAGTTGGCTGCCTCTCGTGCCATCattcgcgccgaggaagagCGGGAGGGAGATGTCGCCGAAGCTGAGAAGGAATGGGAggagaagctcgccgagACCAAGCAACGCGCAGAGTCGGCCGAATCGAAGCTATCGATGTTCGAAAAGACCGCCTCCGAGTccaaggaggctgcggctgaGGCTATGCGCCGCGTTGAGATGCTCGAAAGGGCTGCCTCCGAGTCCAAGGATGCTGCGGCTCAGGCTATGCGCCGCGTTGCGGTGCTCGAGAAGGAATGCGCTGCAGCCCAGCGCGAAATTGCCATGATGCGCGAAAGGGAGGCTACAGCGgaactcgcggcggaggctgaagctgcgttcgccgcgctcgaagccggcgaggaggcaaagatggaggctgcggaggccCTTGCCCAGGCTCGCGCTGAGGCTGCAACGGCCCGCGGTGAGCTTGACGCCCTCCGTGAGTCAATTCGTCTCAGCAGCGAGCGCAAGGAGCCGTCCACTCCGTTGATCACTTCCACCATGCGCTCCGGTGGTGTCACGGTCGTGCAGTTGACttccgaggacgaggtcgatACGGATTTCCACGCCGCTGTGGACACCGACCTTGACGATCAAAGGGACAccccgctcgagcgcgcgctgcgccgtGACCGCGAGGCTGGATCCGGTGTGATTGTGAAGGGTCGTCCTCTGTTGGATGAAACACCTTCTAAGACCCGCAAGCTTGTATCAACCCAGCGTGATAGGCTCGCTGCTGCTGCCGCGGAAGcagccgcggaggttgaggcTCTCCAAGATTCCGGCAGGAATGAATTTTTGCCCTCTATGAGCGAGCGAGAGACCGAACTGGACATCTCGGAGCCTGAACCAGCAGTGGATCATCCAACTGGGGAGGGTCAGTGGGTCTGGCACGGACAAGGAACGCCAGTAAAGGCACCGACGCCTCGAGAGGAACCCACGCCCATTGCAGCGCCAGTCACGGCTACGGTTGTGCCGGTGGCCCCCACGGTTGACATCGGCAAGCCCAAAACATCGACGGTTGCTCACCGCCTCGATATTGACCACGATGCCGCCCATGTGATGGTGCATCGACCCGCAAGACGTCTTTCCGACGGAGGTAACCTCTCGtcttcgcgcgctcgatcgacGGGGGGGCGTATATCTCGCGTTGCCACGCACCCCGGCCACAGCGAGAGAATGGCGGGTGCCATGGacatctcctcctccgacgaaGATGACCTGTGCAGAATTTCCTCTGACGATGAGAGCAGCGCTCCCAGCGCTCCGGCTTCTACGAAGGGTCGAAGCAGGCATGCCCACAGCCGCAGAGACGTTGGTGAACCTCACATGACGCCTCCCAGGTCGGCGCCAACGCAGAGTATGACGTCACCAACCAGAAGCAGAAACTCTCCTGTGGAAATGAGCGAGGAGTTTGAGGGGAGCCCCATTCGCGCATCGGATGCCTTTGTGGCGgtcgcggcttcggcgcacgccgccgcaaGTGTGGCGCGTGGGGACTGGTCGGTTGATGGAACACCGAAACCATCGCCCGCCAAGCTTGCTGCGGCAGCTCTCGCGGCGTCTTTGAGCTCCCCTTTCAAGAGCCCCAGGCGACCATCGCAAGCAGATGGTGAGACGAGGCGTTCTATTCAGGAGGGAGAGGctgcgctcgaggcgatgcgcgcATCGAGGGCTTCCCTGGCCGCAAGGACGGGTGGTAGTCCTCCAGCGAAGGAGGTGTCCACACCTGCTAAGCGACAGGTGTCCACCAGCTCGACTCGTTCCAGTCCCATGCCCACCAAGTCCACCTCCCGAGGTCGTGCTGCGATGGAAACCCCTGGTCGTCCCACGGGCACCTGGGGACGTCCAAGCTCTGCTTCTGGTACCCGATCAACAACAATCGGGAGCCACGACAGATCGACatcgagccgcgcgggcaAGGTCCGCCCCGAGGCATATAACAACAGGTACTCTTGA
- a CDS encoding predicted protein, whose product MSHTWFVRLPPQLDDHSRIDDAALLAGLRGGVVAEKPITVVAEQRLDCARPDPNDHNHACAVERRGVFRSMRVGGRDGSGIERFQLHTESDDGELKPVSRSWRQFEFIPRQEGAFIFTQTGSPNLLFSTIPTKGSKTGSMVFLFGSCSAAVNSFAIDANGSVVVAGAQDGSLAVWKISDGKKVGAISGAHEGGVRAVTFLSPTCVVSAGADGTVRIWHVSGDPRLRMLHRMAAGDSPLTAIAAWAQEGVAHQFLAAGADDGTVYAWKAKAPVNVDGEMRWEPTTVSHHLQGKEVVELSFRGDGAALIAGACDERQLGAGEVRLFETEHWTLVASQPYSSHVVACMYSRSKLIVDLVLVCSAAGSPRLFEGRLVPAVSAPLRDRGLGSDMPPQPLGHGLPGPLTNRDGDGIRIVRSTDSDDENDPRDHPPPIPAKKMMDPTPEAPKPVLRPAFRRSGKYHVEPRATPSERATRLVAQMAADAMANAPVISDDDHDDDDDVENQGDPYDGLVGVEGAETILAKPTLMSSRPILHRSALIPFAVFDRDTELQHHMAPLGISGREEAAKVADTHVRAMAAANMNLAFPRNGRRFEGLAQIPKASVPTKAKRMVGKQLDPRWLAVRDIKPRMEDMWVAARREPQVCSTEGCSSSLLMPPSKGVEY is encoded by the coding sequence ATGAGTCACACATGGTTCGTTAGGCTGCCGCCGCAGCTCGACGATCACTCCCGCATCGACGATGCGGCCCTACTGGCcggccttcgcggcggggtggtGGCAGAGAAGCCCATCACCGTCGTGGCGGAGCAACGACTCGACTGCGCGAGGCCGGACCCGAACGACCACAACCACGCCTGCGCGGTCGAGAGACGAGGCGTCTTCCGTTCCATGCGCGTCGGTGGACGTGATGGAAGCGGAATTGAGCGGTTCCAGCTGCACACGGAGTctgacgacggcgaactAAAGCCCGTGAGCAGGAGCTGGCGGCAGTTCGAGTTCATCCCTCGGCAGGAGGGAGCCTTCATCTTCACGCAGACGGGCTCGCCAAACCTGCTATTCAGCACGATTCCGACAAAGGGCAGCAAAACCGGAAGCATGGTATTTCTGTTCGGTTCGTGTTCCGCCGCTGTGAACTCTTTCGCGATAGATGCCAACGGGTCGGTCGTTGTCGCCGGTGCACAGGATGGCAGCTTGGCGGTGTGGAAAATCTCGGACGGCAAGAAGGTGGGCGCCATCAGCGGAGCCCACGAGGGTGGTGTGCGGGCGGTCACGTTTCTCTCGCCGACTTGCGTGGTTTCAGCTGGAGCCGATGGCACTGTTCGCATCTGGCACGTCAGCGGAGACCCTAGGCTCCGAATGTTGCACAGGATGGCCGCGGGAGACAGTCCACTTACTGCGATTGCCGCATGGGCGCAGGAGGGGGTCGCGCACCAATTTCTGGCTGCAGGTGCGGACGATGGAACGGTTTACGCCTGGAAAGCGAAGGCGCCAGTCAACGTGGATGGCGAAATGCGTTGGGAGCCTACCACCGTGTCGCATCATCTGCAGGGTAAGGAGGTTGTGGAGCTCTCTTttcgaggcgacggcgcagcCCTGATTGCTGGAGCCTGCGACGAAAGACAACTGGGAGCAGGAGAGGTACGCCTATTTGAAACCGAACACTGGACTCTCGTTGCCTCTCAGCCGTATTCTAGCCATGTGGTGGCGTGCATGTACTCTCGTTCCAAGCTCATCGTCGACTTGGTTCTGGTgtgcagcgccgcgggttcCCCACGGCTGTTCGAGGGCAGATTGGTTCCAGCTGTCTCCGCTCCCCTTCGTGACCGAGGTCTAGGTTCAGACATGCCCCCACAGCCTCTTGGACACGGACTTCCTGGACCCTTGACGAATAGAGATGGAGATGGGATTCGCATTGTTAGAAGCACGGACTCTGATGACGAAAATGATCCTCGTGATCATCCGCCGCCCATTCCGGCGAAAAAAATGATGGATCCCACCCCTGAGGCCCCCAAGCCAGTATTACGTCCGGCCTTCAGGCGCTCTGGCAAATACCATGTTGAGCCGCGTGCTACTCCTTCGGAGCGTGCTACGCGGTTGGTGGCGCAGATGGCGGCTGATGCGATGGCGAACGCACCTGTGATTTCGGACGATGAtcatgacgacgacgacgatgtgGAAAATCAGGGGGATCCTTATGATGGGCTTGTAGGCGTGGAGGGCGCCGAAACAATCCTCGCCAAACCAACACTCATGTCTTCAAGGCCCATATTGCATCGCAGTGCACTCATTCCGTTCGCTGTGTTCGATAGGGACACCGAGTTGCAGCATCACATGGCGCCGCTTGGAATTTCTGGtcgcgaggaggctgccaaAGTTGCAGATACGCATGTCCGGGCGATGGCAGCGGCGAACATGAATCTTGCATTCCCCCGAAACGGTCGGCGTTTTGAAGGGCTAGCACAGATTCCTAAGGCAAGTGTGCCCACAAAAGCGAAACGGATGGTGGGAAAACAATTGGATCCAAGGTGGTTGGCGGTGCGCGACATAAAACCACGCATGGAAGATATGTGGGTCGCTGCCAGGCGAGAGCCTCAGGTTTGCAGCACAGAGGGGTGTAGCTCGAGCCTTCTCATGCCTCCCTCTAAAGGTGTGGAGTATTAG
- a CDS encoding predicted protein, translating to MSICRGSRLLLIGYQKQSLDVPRCPWDDQGFPSQHDLGRWTWWAWDWNESSWWTPVA from the coding sequence atGTCGATCTGTCGTGGCTCCCGATTGTTGTTGATCGGGTACCAGAAGCAGAGCTTGGACGTCCCCAGGTGCCCGTGGGACGACCAGGGGTTTCCATCGCAGCACGACCTCGGGAGGTGGACTTGGTGGGCATGGGACTGGAACGAGTCGAGCTGGTGGACACCTGTCGCTTAG
- a CDS encoding predicted protein has translation MASSTHDARVVTYNVLSSSLCEPDYFAHCDPNDLHPPNRLAKLLAKLEPEMAKGAVIGLQEVSQKWAGELHVFFAKRGYHMICSLYGKPFNGYMGIALAVPLAKYDVSKVDISRCSDTKKLPREPKPGLLQKVINYPINLYRKVSGERAPQSDWQLAKGRFNTIMYASLQCKKSGAKFGVANYHMPCMFRNPKVMTIHSQLAAMYAQQQSGNLPVILMGDFNLKPGDGGYDLITTGTLASDHEAAPVPPAGEEWSTSLKYPMRSAYKVANGAEPDFTNFAQIKDDPQFIDTLDYIFISPKIEVAEVLQLPHRSEVKGPFPAPDEPSDHILLAATLRV, from the coding sequence ATGGCTTCCTCGACGCACGACGCCCGTGTGGTGACTTACAACGTGCTCTCTAGCTCGCTCTGCGAGCCTGATTACTTCGCACACTGTGATCCCAATGATCTGCATCCGCCAAACCGCCTGGCCAAGCTCCTGGCCAAGCTTGAGCCGGAGATGGCCAAGGGAGCAGTGATCGGCCTCCAGGAGGTGTCTCAGAAGTGGGCAGGCGAGCTGCACGTGTTCTTCGCAAAGCGCGGCTATCACATGATTTGCTCGCTATACGGCAAACCGTTCAACGGGTACATGGGCATCGCGCTCGCTGTTCCTTTGGCCAAGTACGATGTCAGCAAGGTCGACATATCGCGCTGCAGCGATACCAAGAAGTTGCCAAGGGAGCCCAAACCCGGGCTGTTGCAAAAAGTCATCAACTACCCCATAAACCTCTATCGTAAGGTATCTGGCGAGCGAGCACCTCAGAGCGACTGGCAGCTGGCTAAGGGGCGATTCAATACTATCATGTACGCGTCGCTGCAGTGCAAGAAATCAGGAGCGAAGTTTGGAGTTGCGAACTACCACATGCCGTGTATGTTCCGCAACCCGAAGGTGATGACCATCCACTCGCAGCTCGCAGCTATGTATGCGCAGCAGCAGTCTGGCAACCTCCCTGTGATCCTCATGGGCGACTTCAACCTCAagccgggcgacgggggataCGATCTCATCACGACGGGtacgctcgcgtcggaccACGAGGCCGCGCCGGTACCTCCTGCGGGTGAGGAGTGGTCCACATCGTTGAAGTATCCGATGCGGAGTGCGTATAAGGTGGCCAACGGTGCCGAGCCGGATTTTACCAACTTTGCGCAAATCAAGGACGACCCGCAGTTCATCGACACCTTGGATTATATCTTCATCTCCCCGAAGATCGAGGTAGCTGAAGTGTTGCAGCTTCCCCACAGGAGCGAGGTCAAGGGGCCGTTTCCAGCGCCCGATGAGCCGTCGGATCATATCCTTCTCGCGGCTACACTTCGTGTGTGA